The Mercurialis annua linkage group LG2, ddMerAnnu1.2, whole genome shotgun sequence genome contains a region encoding:
- the LOC126666846 gene encoding putative protease Do-like 14, with the protein MAPINLWRQRRDDYRELSGYYILHNSFHRKFKILEYNNYTDLSVKNAALAVAPSVVSIIFSSGEEKFFWASGVVIECDHVNGAFVCVILTSASPLRLDAYKNCLPGEFKVEVILPGGDLCCGDIIAYDQYFNICAIEIESTAPLPTANLRCLDDSITFDGSSGHSNSFKVFPGDTLVALGRFHDEPFEVMTAPGKFSVESCRLDCEELLRVNCITTKCGIGGPMINLYGEVVGINFYAQNCTPFLPTNVVCKWWEHFKSCREYVPPLLGVQVKRLFAAVVDKVEKIVREFPDISNGVIVEEVTPGSPAALAGICPNDVIVELGGKDVRSCLELFEMMWDKAGKRVDLVLLRASNSARLDLSMVVGAVRADQLYSWPLPEELDFLMADEF; encoded by the exons ATGGCTCCGATCAACTTATGGAGGCAGAGGAGGGATGATTATCGGG AGCTTTCAGGTTACTACATCCTTCACAATTCGTTTCAccgaaaatttaaaattttggagtACAACAATTACACCGACTTAAGCGTAAAAAATGCTGCTTTGGCGGTGGCTCCTTCGGTTGTCAGCATTATCTTTTCTTCCG GGGAGGAGAAATTCTTTTGGGCTTCAGGGGTTGTCATAGAATGTGATCATGTCAATGGTGCATTTGTCTGTGTTATATTGACGTCCGCAAGTCCGCTTAGACTTGATGCCTATAAAAACTGTCTTCCAGGAGAATTCAAG GTTGAAGTCATTTTACCTGGTGGTGATTTATGTTGCGGCGATATTATTGCTTATGatcaatattttaatatttgtgcCATTGAGATTGAATCGACGGCTCCATTACCTACTGCTAATCTAAGGTGTTTAGATGATTCTATCACTTTTGATGGTTCAAGCGGACATTCTAACTCATTTAAAGTGTTTCCGGGTGATACATTGGTAGCTTTGGGCCGATTTCATGATGAACCTTTTGAGGTTATGACTGCTCCTGGTAAATTTAG CGTTGAAAGTTGCAGATTAGATTGTGAAGAACTCCTCAGAGTAAATTGCATAACTACTAAG TGCGGCATTGGGGGACCAATGATTAACCTTTACGGGGAAGTTGTGGGAATTAATTTTTACGCTCAGAACTGTACGCCTTTTCTACCAACAAATGTGGTATGCAAGTGGTGGGAGCACTTTAAGAGTTGCAG GGAATATGTTCCACCTTTGCTAGGAGTACAAGTTAAAAGGCTTTTTGCAGCTGTGGTGGATAAAGTTGAGAAGATTGTACGGGAGTTTCCGGATATTTCAAATGGCGTTATTGTCGAGGAG GTTACACCGGGATCTCCTGCTGCACTTGCCGGCATATGTCCGAATGATGTAATAGTTGAACTTGGTGGAAAGGATGTCCGGAGTTGCTTGGAG TTATTTGAAATGATGTGGGACAAGGCTGGTAAAAGGGTAGACTTGGTTTTGCTGAGAGCAAGTAATAGTGCTCGTTTGGATTTATCTATGGTGGTTGGTGCCGTCCGCGCAGATCAATTATATAG CTGGCCACTTCCGGAAGAACTCGACTTTCTTATGGCAGATGAAttctaa